The genomic DNA AACAtgtttaattacttttacttcGTACAAACGCTTACTGacttttactttgacttttcatTTTCAAACCGGATGAAACGTATAGGAGAAAACGCCCCAAACGGCTACGTACGCCATCTTTTTTCTGGCTGATCTGAGATCAGTTTGATATTTTTACCGTTCTACAAATTATGCTACATTTGCGAGGAAAGCTGACCCTGAATCAGTATGAAATACCGCCACTGATTTCAAGTATTGGCGGTTTATTTTGATTCCGCATTCATTCCGAAAATGTAGCTGTTGTTTTAACCGATACACGAATCGTTTTAATGTCGTTTACTTTATACATTTATGTCTTTATGAAATATACAATTATTCGCTAAAATGGAGGACCAAGCTCGGGCTATTTTACAgcgaataataaagaaaatccCTATGAAAAAGATCCAGTCTGTTCTGAGCAGCTGGGAGAGGTTATCAGACGAGCAGCTGCACAGTCTGGATTATACACAACCTAAATGGCTGTTTCTGGAGAATTTAATATCGACATGTGAGGTAAACATTCATTAAACTAATCATTTAGATTGTGTATTTAAATGAGTTTACAATGTGCAAAGAGTCTACACTTAGTTTCCATTTGGTTAGGTATAAAAACCgtcaaacgtttacatacacttgtaaggaacATGAACACTTACCGTTATTTGTAACATGAATTCCACCAGGTGTCTTTAATTTTATGGTTTTTTTTGCTGCTGCAGTATGACTGGGTTGTTGGATGATTATAGGAATAAGCAGCACATTTATTTGTATGTCCCTTAGATCAGTTGTACCAGCCATGTACCACTTTGGTTGGATCCTTGACCACTCTACTAGGCAGAATGAGTACAGTTTAACCAAGTTTATTGGTTTACTGGCATTGACTTTGAGGTCAAGACATTGGGAGGTTCATCCCAAGAGCTTTATTTTAGCCCGATTTAGCCATTTCAAACCAGTTTGGGTCATTATACTactaaaacatacaaatacatgtttGACAGTtagtacagtgttgttgggtttaaaaGCTTAATACCAACTGCCCTTCCAGCCACAAATCTAGCTCATCTCAATCCACCATCAGAACTCATTTCAACAAAGCACGGTGTCAAAAAAAACCacgaaaatattattaaaatatcaaaTCAACACAATGGTGCATGGAATGTCCACTAAGGAGTGGCTATATTTACAGTTATTATAATCTTTATTAtagcatttttcattttatttttatgtcagGATCGCGTTGGCTTTAGTTTCCtctgaatcactgggtgcaatccAATACATTGCGGGACCTCAGCCATCCCCCAGGCTCAGACGTAGCTatcatgtctgcatgtagatgcccgaccagctgatagcactgctggggattcgaacctagtGTAACCACTGTGCCACACCTGCTAATACCATACTGTAGCTAATAGGGTTTTCTTGATCTGAGTATCACAGATCATCTACCGTACATCTTCAGATCATTAAATGTTACAGTAAAGAATGAAGCCATCCCACCTTTTAATAACCTGTTTAAAAATGctgacatacaggggttggacaatgaaactgaaacacctgtcattttagtgtgggaggtttcatggctaaattggaccagtctggtggccaatcttcattaattgcacattgcaccagtaagagcagagtgtgaaggttcaattagcagggtaagagcacagttttgctcaaaatattgcaatgcacacaacattatgggtgacataccagagttcaaaagaggacaaattgttggtgcacgtcttgctggcacatctgtgaccaagacagcaagtctttgtgatgtatcaagagccacggtatccagggtaatgtcagcataccaccaagaaggacaaaccacatcctgtggattaactgtggacgcaagaggaagctgtctgaaagggatgttcggatgctaacccggattgtatccaaaaaacataaaaccatggctgcccaaatcacggcagaattaaatgtgcacctcaactctcctgtttcaaCCAGAAccgtccgtcgggagctccacagggtcaatatacacggccgggctgctatagccaaacctttggtcactcgtgccaatgccaaacgtcggtttcaatggtgcaaggagtgcaaatcttgggctgtggacaatgtgaaacatgtattgttctctgatgagtccacctttactgttttccccacatccgggagagttacggtgtggagaagccccaaagaagcgtaccacccagactgttgcatgcccagagtgaagcatgggggtggatcagtgatggtttgggctgccatatcatggcattcccttggcccaatacttgtgctagatgggcgcgtcactgccaaggactaccgaaccattctggaggaccatgtgcatccaatggttcaaacattgtatcctgaaggcggtgccgtgtatcaggatgacaatgcaccaatacacacagcaagactggtgaaagattggtttgatgaacatgaaagtgaagttgaacatctcccatggcctgcacagtcaccagatctaaatattattgagccactttggggtgttttggagaagcgagtcaggaaacgttttcctccaccagcatcacgtagtgacctggccactatcctgcaagaagaatggcttaaaatccctctgaccactgtgcaggacttgtatatgtcatttccaagacgaattgacgctgtattggccgcaaaaggaggccctacaccatactaataaattattgtggtctaaaaccaggtgtttcagtttcattgtccaacccctgtagttcaTGTGAGGATACTTGTATCATATCTGTATTGGCCATACTTACATGTTCTGATATAGGATTGAAAAGGAAAAACAATGTCTAGGATCCCATAAATCTAACCATTCGATAAAACAATTAAGGGGTGTTGGACACGGCCAATGTTATTTATTTCCTTTCTCTCCTTATTTCCCATTTAGGAAGGCAGAGTGAGCTTAAAAGATGTGACCAAACTGGAGATGGTCTGTGAGTGCATTCTTTTCTTGATGTTTTGAGGAAAGTTCTAATCATTGTTATATAAACAGATGATAATTTTGGTTCTTCTTATTCTTAGATCATATAGACAACCCTAATCAAGGTACCTGGCATGCCTGTCAACTCCTTGAAGCAGATGGTAAGTCatgaaacaaaaatgtttgttttaaacTGTAGCATAAGGTTTATAATGAATAGACCAAGGTGCTGAATTTAGTTTATTCTTTCCTCTTCACAGATGATGCATTTTCGGTGGATTTCACACAGTTTAAGGAGTTGTTCATGGCACACTTGGAAGAAGTTGTCCGACATGTAATGTTCCTTTTCTACCTTTTGATATGCAGTAATATTATTAGGAATGCTTATGCACATTCTTACTGACGTAATTATCCTACAGTCCTGTGGCAGCAGCACAATACGAACAGTTTTAAAGGCGAGAGtcagtaaaaaaaatcattatctGGAATGCAGAATCTGTTGCTCCAAAATACATCGTTTGATATTGTAGCATCAAATCTAGCCTAAACTTCATCCATGCTGCACGGCACTACAGCATGAATATCTTTGCCCGCCTTTGCAAAATGCTCATGAATGTGTGTTgtccacatttatttatttgattatttatttggtGAATTGGCCCAGTATGTTCTACTATTCTTGCTTTACCCATCAATCTTTGCACACAGATATCTGTCCGAATGAAGAAACTGGATGACGGAGCTGTATGGATTCGTATCGCGTGGGGAGATAACTTTACCAAGCCCAACCATCTCAAACCAACTTATGTTGTACATTATCTGCAGACCCCCTACATCTTTATCCTTAATCTCATGCCCAAACACAAGCCTTTTCTACATCAGGTGgtagttttacattttgatcagcttttatttaaccAGTAACGTCTGCAGAGAGTTAAAGCtttctttattattcatttcACTTTCAGGCTCTTGTTCTGTCCACGAGACATGTGTCTATTAAAGAAGCTCACCTGAGTGCAAGGAGCCTTACTGCAATGCGAGATCTGCTGATGAGACAGTATCAGCAGGTAAGCTTGTAAAACGaatgttaaaaaatgtattcGATTCTACAGATCTGAAATAAACCataggcatttttttttttcagaagagAATAATAAGTAACATAAAGGGaatgattaaattaataaaaaacacttaaGGCCTTCCTTAGACAGGAAGGGGGACAGTGATTGATCACTGCAGGCAATTGTTTGTAATTTTATGTACAGTAGTCTAATCGTCTGCCTTTAAATTTATGTCAGTTTTGCTTATGTCCCAGTGAAAAGACAGTGCATAAGGTATTCAGGAAGAAAAAAATgaccatatacaccgatgaggcataacattatgaccacctacctaatattgtgttggtcctccttttgctgccaaaacagccctgcaactgcgatgcactgtgtattgtgacaccttcctatcagaaccagcattaacttcttcagcaatttgagctacagtagctcgtctgttggccgccggtttactactgttccttccttggatcacttttaatagatactgaccactgcagacaaggaacaccccacaagagctgcagttttggagatgctctgacctagtcgtccagccatcacaatttggcccttgtcaaactcaaatccttacacttgcccatttttcttcctgcttctaacatcaactttgaggataaaatgttcacttgctgcctaatatatcccacccactaacaggtgctgtgatgaagagataatcagtgttattcacttcacctgtcagtggtcataatgttatgcctcgtcggtgtatactTATGAATAAAAGTAAATCAGCTCTTTAACTTTAAATTGTTCTGCTCGTTATATTTTATCCAGGTGTTTCCAAATCAAGAAAGAACATTAAGAGAAAGGAATGCACCTCCCTCacgtatgtttttttttttttttttaaatatgaactaaaaattcatttttataataGTGTTTCTTTCCTTATATTTCACATCCAACCCTCAaattgtgtatatacagtatgtataacaATGATGCATGTTTTACTCTATAGATCCCAACATTAATAAGGAGCATGCTGAGTACACTGACCGAAGGCATCAGATGGCATGTGAAGCTTTCGGTGACGGGATGTTGCCAAAGCTGGAGACCGCTGTGTACAAGGTAAACAAAAAAGCacagggtgctcgggtggcacaggggTCTAAGGCGCTAGTCTGCCACTGCTGGGATCTCGGGGTCttgttcaaatcccagctgtgctatcgactggCCAGGCACTTACActgacacaattggctgtgtgccTGTAGGAGGAAGGTACAATGGGACATTGGTCGAACAGGGTTCTTCGTCACTTCCGCAAATTAGATCTTTTGCTAACACCTTATCCTACCACTGAAACCACAGCCCAAAGTCtaataatgcagaaaagtcATCTCCTAATATGTGGgtttacatttttggaatttaTTACAGATGGTTTAGCCAAAACGATTTAGAACTGTGACAATACAGTTCAAACAATTGAGAGGGTTCAGGGTGTTGTCTAAGGGTCCGACAACAGCAACCTGACTGTAGTGAGGGCTCGAACCAGTAACATTCTAATTACTATACcagtactttatttattatatttattaggattgtaacgtcattgtaacgttttacacactttggttacatttatgacagaacaggtagttactggttacacaagattcatcagttcaagtttaatgtcaaacacagtcatggacaattttgtatctccaatttacctcacttgcatgtcttgcatgaactgtgggaggaaacccacgcagacacagggagaacatgcaaaccacacagaaa from Trichomycterus rosablanca isolate fTriRos1 chromosome 11, fTriRos1.hap1, whole genome shotgun sequence includes the following:
- the cenpn gene encoding centromere protein N, with translation MEDQARAILQRIIKKIPMKKIQSVLSSWERLSDEQLHSLDYTQPKWLFLENLISTCEEGRVSLKDVTKLEMVYHIDNPNQGTWHACQLLEADDDAFSVDFTQFKELFMAHLEEVVRHISVRMKKLDDGAVWIRIAWGDNFTKPNHLKPTYVVHYLQTPYIFILNLMPKHKPFLHQALVLSTRHVSIKEAHLSARSLTAMRDLLMRQYQQVFPNQERTLRERNAPPSHPNINKEHAEYTDRRHQMACEAFGDGMLPKLETAVYKLETRYRGTSNNTLSDKDDLFKGMVKFSSTNLLESLRHCVSAGMAEGPVTPLLSSITQKGRNYFVITDKVPAATSQTPANKS